A genomic window from Indioceanicola profundi includes:
- a CDS encoding heavy-metal-associated domain-containing protein — MMKLQVSGMTCGGCARSVTRAIEALPLVERALVDLKTGEVIVEGTADKQAVRQAVEEAGFEVRGTA, encoded by the coding sequence ATGATGAAGCTTCAGGTATCCGGAATGACCTGCGGGGGCTGCGCACGGTCCGTTACACGCGCCATCGAAGCCCTGCCTCTGGTCGAGCGTGCGCTGGTCGACCTGAAGACCGGCGAAGTTATCGTGGAAGGAACCGCGGACAAACAAGCGGTCCGGCAAGCGGTCGAGGAGGCGGGATTCGAGGTCCGGGGCACTGCCTGA
- a CDS encoding PAS domain S-box protein, which produces MSRNGALHPAHDRIARLVLDSATDVAIITTDLRGIITSWNVGAAAIMGWQEAEAAGNHIEIIFTPEDRAQAACASEMETVRSQGRAEDERWHMRRDGTRFYGSGQMMRLEDETSGEQIGFLKILRDRTAEQRHRATARMSESRQAFLLELTDLLRGQEDTPEILRKVSAMLGAHFQVDRVGYGHVDEAADLIEYDICWTDGTVPPLLGTFAASAFGYRVIDRLRAGQTVVMDDVRSHPLTDDQPALRTSAEVDTRAVLVVPLVKAGRLRTIVYLNQRPPRTWTPDEVLLMEEVAERTRELIERGRAEQALRASEARWRGLFERMHEGFFVGEAIRDDQGRMRDFRFLEANPAFEMLTGVPIQQAVGRPVREVIPGIQDQLIEDYARVVDTGCPAQFEVHVPALQDRWYEARARQTGPDQFAVLFLEITARKAAEAALEQSQELLKRSETRFRQLTELAPAIIWFGNPDGSLSYLNPYWYEYTGQTPETALPMGWADVIHPDDADRLAAIWESSRARGVLYELEARLRRLDGAYRWFVIRAQPLRDETGRVTGWLGNNSDIDDRKAAEDALTRLNETLEQRVAEALAERRIWAEIFETSDALIGVVDREFRFLALNRAYADEFERIYGVRPYPGADLRALLAEQPRHRAAVQAIWARALHGETFTVVEEFGEEARARPCYELRFNTLRDSRGAIVGAFQYAVDVTERLRDQARLMQAETALRQSQKMEAVGQLTGGIAHDFNNLLQVVSGNLELLARDVAGNARAEMRVRNALAGVARGSKLASQLLAFGRRQALEPKVVNIGRFVKDMDDMLRRALGAAVEIETIIEGGLWNTLIDPGQVENAILNLAINARDAMDGHGRLTIEASNAVLDAEYARLQKDVKAGQYVMLAVTDTGTGIPPDVLERVFEPFFTTKAEGKGSGLGLSMVYGFVKQSGGHISIYSEVGEGTTVKLYLPRVLEAEDVLVETAAVPIRGGAETILVVEDDEDVRETAVALLTELGYRVLRAKDAASALGVIESGLPIDLLFTDVVMPGPLRSPDLARKARQRLPNIAVLFTSGYTENAIVHGGRLDPGVELLAKPYSREGLARKVRHVLANQEQRNQAGAKALTAPRPNPTKVISPRPLKVLLVEDDDLIRASTCELLADLGHEVADAPSAETAIPLLQAGRFDLLVVDMGLPGMSGTDLARKVRETDPGIAVIFATGDSTAPAIGGAPAILLRKPYNGADLAAALGELPDRKAG; this is translated from the coding sequence GTGTCCAGGAACGGAGCTTTACATCCAGCGCACGACAGGATCGCGCGCCTTGTTCTCGACAGCGCGACAGATGTCGCGATCATCACCACGGACCTGCGCGGGATCATCACCAGCTGGAATGTCGGCGCGGCAGCTATCATGGGATGGCAGGAAGCCGAAGCGGCCGGAAACCACATAGAAATCATCTTCACGCCTGAGGACCGAGCCCAGGCCGCCTGCGCCAGCGAGATGGAAACCGTCCGCTCACAGGGCCGGGCAGAGGATGAGCGCTGGCACATGCGGCGGGACGGAACTCGCTTCTACGGATCGGGCCAGATGATGCGGCTCGAAGACGAGACCTCAGGCGAGCAGATCGGATTCCTGAAAATCCTGCGCGACCGCACCGCGGAGCAACGCCATCGCGCCACCGCCCGGATGAGCGAGAGCCGACAGGCATTCCTGCTGGAGCTTACCGATCTTCTGCGCGGGCAGGAGGACACGCCCGAAATCCTGCGGAAGGTCAGCGCCATGCTTGGCGCCCACTTCCAGGTCGACCGGGTCGGCTACGGTCACGTCGACGAAGCGGCGGATCTGATTGAATACGACATCTGTTGGACCGACGGCACCGTCCCTCCGCTGCTCGGCACCTTCGCCGCGAGCGCCTTCGGATACCGCGTCATCGACCGCCTGCGCGCCGGGCAGACAGTGGTCATGGACGATGTGCGCTCGCATCCGCTGACCGACGATCAACCCGCCCTGCGGACCTCGGCCGAGGTGGACACCCGTGCCGTGCTGGTCGTGCCGTTGGTCAAGGCCGGTCGGCTGCGCACCATTGTCTATCTCAACCAGCGTCCGCCGCGGACCTGGACGCCGGACGAAGTGCTGCTGATGGAGGAGGTCGCGGAACGTACCCGCGAACTGATCGAGCGCGGACGTGCGGAACAGGCGCTACGCGCCAGCGAGGCACGCTGGCGCGGCCTGTTCGAACGCATGCACGAAGGCTTTTTCGTCGGCGAGGCGATCCGGGACGATCAGGGCAGGATGCGGGATTTCCGCTTCCTGGAGGCGAATCCCGCCTTCGAAATGCTGACAGGCGTGCCGATCCAGCAAGCGGTGGGGCGACCGGTCCGGGAGGTGATCCCCGGTATCCAGGATCAATTGATCGAAGATTATGCCCGCGTCGTCGATACAGGCTGCCCGGCCCAGTTCGAGGTGCATGTTCCCGCCCTGCAGGACCGCTGGTACGAGGCCAGGGCACGGCAGACCGGCCCCGACCAGTTCGCCGTGCTGTTCCTGGAGATCACGGCCCGCAAAGCGGCCGAGGCCGCGCTGGAGCAGAGCCAGGAACTGCTGAAGCGCAGCGAGACCAGATTCCGTCAACTGACCGAACTGGCACCGGCGATCATCTGGTTCGGCAATCCCGACGGCTCGCTGAGCTACCTAAATCCCTACTGGTACGAATATACAGGACAGACGCCGGAGACGGCGCTGCCCATGGGCTGGGCCGATGTCATCCATCCCGATGATGCGGACCGACTGGCGGCGATCTGGGAGAGTTCACGCGCCCGCGGCGTGCTGTACGAACTGGAGGCGCGGCTGCGCCGCCTTGACGGCGCCTACCGCTGGTTCGTCATTCGTGCGCAGCCATTGCGCGACGAAACCGGGCGAGTGACAGGCTGGCTCGGTAACAACAGCGACATCGACGACCGTAAGGCTGCCGAGGATGCGCTCACCCGCCTGAACGAAACATTGGAGCAACGCGTCGCCGAGGCGCTGGCGGAACGCCGGATCTGGGCGGAAATCTTCGAAACCAGCGACGCGCTGATCGGCGTAGTGGATAGGGAGTTCCGGTTCCTGGCGCTCAACAGGGCCTATGCAGACGAGTTCGAACGGATTTACGGCGTCCGCCCCTATCCAGGCGCAGACCTGCGCGCCCTCCTGGCGGAGCAGCCGCGGCACCGGGCAGCCGTGCAAGCCATATGGGCGCGGGCATTGCACGGGGAGACTTTTACGGTCGTTGAGGAGTTCGGGGAGGAGGCGCGCGCCCGCCCCTGCTACGAGCTCCGCTTCAATACGTTGCGCGACAGCCGGGGCGCAATCGTCGGCGCCTTCCAATATGCGGTCGACGTCACCGAGCGGCTACGCGACCAGGCCCGCCTGATGCAGGCGGAGACGGCACTGCGCCAGTCGCAGAAGATGGAGGCGGTCGGCCAGCTCACCGGCGGCATCGCGCACGACTTCAACAATCTCCTGCAGGTGGTCAGCGGGAATCTGGAGCTGCTGGCGCGGGATGTCGCCGGCAATGCGCGGGCCGAGATGCGGGTCCGGAACGCGCTTGCCGGCGTTGCCCGCGGGTCGAAGCTGGCCTCCCAACTCCTCGCCTTCGGTCGGCGGCAGGCGCTGGAGCCGAAGGTGGTGAATATCGGCCGGTTCGTGAAGGACATGGACGACATGCTCCGGCGCGCGCTGGGCGCGGCGGTGGAGATCGAGACGATCATCGAAGGCGGCCTGTGGAACACGCTGATCGATCCCGGCCAAGTCGAGAACGCGATCCTGAACCTGGCCATCAACGCTCGCGACGCGATGGATGGGCACGGTCGGCTGACCATTGAGGCCAGCAACGCCGTGCTGGATGCGGAGTATGCGCGCCTGCAGAAGGATGTGAAGGCAGGCCAGTACGTCATGCTGGCCGTGACCGACACTGGAACCGGCATCCCGCCCGACGTGCTGGAGCGGGTCTTCGAGCCCTTCTTCACCACCAAGGCGGAGGGCAAGGGCTCCGGCCTCGGCCTCTCGATGGTGTATGGCTTCGTCAAGCAGTCCGGCGGACACATCAGCATCTACAGCGAGGTAGGGGAGGGAACTACCGTTAAGCTGTATCTTCCGCGCGTCCTGGAAGCAGAGGATGTGCTGGTCGAAACGGCTGCCGTTCCGATCCGCGGCGGAGCCGAAACCATCCTGGTGGTGGAAGATGACGAGGATGTGCGGGAAACCGCCGTCGCCTTGCTGACGGAACTTGGCTACCGGGTCCTGCGGGCCAAGGATGCGGCGAGCGCCCTGGGCGTCATTGAAAGCGGCCTCCCCATCGACCTGCTGTTTACCGACGTGGTCATGCCGGGCCCGCTGCGCAGCCCGGATCTGGCCCGCAAGGCCCGCCAACGCCTGCCCAACATCGCCGTGCTCTTCACCTCCGGCTATACGGAAAACGCCATCGTCCATGGGGGGCGGTTGGACCCGGGCGTGGAACTACTGGCCAAGCCCTACTCGCGGGAGGGCTTGGCGCGGAAAGTCCGTCACGTTCTGGCAAACCAGGAGCAACGGAACCAAGCCGGGGCAAAGGCTCTAACGGCTCCCCGCCCAAACCCGACAAAGGTAATCTCGCCGCGGCCGCTCAAGGTTCTGCTGGTCGAGGATGACGATCTGATCCGGGCCAGCACCTGCGAGCTGCTTGCCGATCTTGGGCATGAGGTGGCGGACGCCCCGTCGGCCGAAACAGCCATTCCCTTGCTGCAAGCCGGCCGGTTCGATCTGCTGGTCGTCGACATGGGCCTGCCCGGCATGTCCGGTACGGATTTGGCGCGGAAGGTCCGGGAAACCGATCCGGGCATCGCCGTGATCTTCGCCACCGGCGACAGCACCGCCCCCGCAATCGGCGGCGCTCCCGCCATCCTGCTGCGCAAGCCCTACAATGGGGCGGACCTCGCTGCGGCTCTTGGTGAACTGCCGGATCGCAAGGCCGGCTGA
- a CDS encoding FkbM family methyltransferase: MPAAIAVAKRVLKPFVPRSWIMDRQMRRAMEGAELELPLAPLMCERDALAVDVGANNGLYTWQMDRASRAVLAFEPYPALADRLRAEFGPKVKVEAVALSDSEGQAELAVPQHGGGDLPSRNTLEREVNTEFNRRTLTVPVRRLDSYGLENVAFLKVHVEGHEYPALVGAERTLATSRPTILVGSEERHVPGARERIRAFLEGMGYAGWFIDHGRLRPIADFQPEVHQRRELAKPPGAGSFTPDYIHNFIFVHPQRAAVMDRLRAKLG; the protein is encoded by the coding sequence ATGCCTGCCGCGATCGCTGTTGCGAAGCGCGTTCTGAAACCCTTCGTGCCCCGGTCCTGGATCATGGATCGCCAGATGCGCCGTGCCATGGAGGGCGCGGAACTTGAGCTGCCGCTGGCGCCGCTGATGTGCGAGCGCGACGCGCTGGCGGTCGATGTCGGAGCCAACAACGGCCTCTACACCTGGCAGATGGACCGGGCATCGCGTGCGGTTCTGGCGTTCGAGCCCTATCCGGCCCTGGCTGATCGCCTGCGTGCCGAATTCGGACCGAAGGTGAAGGTGGAAGCGGTCGCCCTGTCCGACAGCGAGGGGCAGGCGGAACTGGCTGTACCGCAGCATGGCGGCGGGGACCTACCCAGCCGCAACACGCTGGAACGTGAGGTGAATACGGAGTTCAACCGCCGCACGCTGACCGTACCTGTGCGGCGGTTGGACAGTTACGGCCTGGAGAATGTCGCCTTCCTGAAGGTTCATGTCGAAGGCCATGAGTATCCAGCCCTCGTGGGGGCTGAGCGGACGCTCGCCACGAGCCGGCCCACCATCCTGGTGGGAAGCGAGGAGCGGCATGTGCCCGGCGCCAGGGAGCGCATCCGCGCTTTTCTGGAAGGGATGGGCTATGCCGGCTGGTTCATCGACCATGGCCGGCTGCGCCCCATCGCGGACTTCCAGCCGGAGGTCCACCAACGCCGGGAGCTTGCCAAACCCCCCGGCGCCGGCAGCTTCACCCCCGACTACATCCACAACTTCATTTTCGTCCATCCGCAGCGGGCTGCGGTGATGGACCGTCTGCGGGCGAAGCTCGGCTGA
- a CDS encoding family 16 glycosylhydrolase — translation MSDQIDLSNYKLVFNEEFDSLRLLGTDGGLWKTTEYWGSRSLDGNGERQLYVDPGYKNLGLNPFRTDDGVLTIRAEKAPRDLKPLIENKDYTSGLISSEQAFSMQYGYFEMRAQLPEGKGLWSCFWMMGLDGEWPPEMDVVEVLGHEPDKLRGTYHYIDEEGKRVTEYAAVSKGQFDSSDGFHTYGVDWQEDKVVWYFDGVKIGETDNQVFNQPMYMIANLTVGGFWPGRPDANTKFPADMQIDYIRAYHKPLDQPVEGVPLDWTPVDMNVFAPVSGEGATVAATWDYSLAPTETAAILSGEKTRFLTGNDQANYLAGSDAPYNEILGGGGHDTLYGGLGADMFIIRDGDGSDTILDLSNSVGNTDKIRLEGFHFRHFEEVQAWLNQAGTDVVLRLDEDQALLMKDTTIAELTPEMFVFTDPVEGPIGGPVMADGPQTPVPALPGISLGTTEAEILALAGGYAAESRSQSSGGGNIKVTGSGEAEGAFSGPAGTYTLSIGFLNEADGASGLDLRINGETVQSWVGTGGSDALDVRSVQAALNPGDVVTIAGTQEGWEHARVDWLKIEEIAPPNVGLVGAAGTPGWDGLG, via the coding sequence ATGAGCGACCAGATCGACCTGTCGAACTACAAGCTCGTCTTCAACGAGGAGTTCGACAGTCTCCGGCTTCTCGGCACCGACGGCGGCCTCTGGAAAACGACGGAATATTGGGGCAGCCGCTCCTTGGATGGGAATGGCGAACGCCAGCTCTATGTCGATCCCGGCTACAAGAACCTGGGGCTGAACCCATTCCGCACCGATGATGGGGTTCTGACGATCCGGGCGGAAAAGGCTCCGCGCGACCTGAAGCCGCTGATCGAGAACAAGGACTACACATCGGGCCTGATCTCGTCCGAGCAGGCCTTCTCGATGCAGTACGGCTATTTCGAGATGCGGGCCCAGCTGCCGGAAGGAAAGGGCCTCTGGTCCTGCTTCTGGATGATGGGGTTGGACGGGGAATGGCCGCCGGAAATGGACGTGGTCGAAGTGCTGGGCCATGAGCCGGACAAGCTTCGCGGCACCTACCACTACATCGATGAAGAGGGGAAGCGCGTCACCGAGTACGCCGCCGTCAGCAAGGGGCAGTTCGACAGTTCCGATGGCTTCCACACCTATGGCGTGGACTGGCAGGAGGACAAGGTCGTCTGGTACTTCGACGGGGTGAAGATCGGGGAGACCGACAATCAGGTCTTCAACCAGCCCATGTACATGATCGCGAACCTGACGGTCGGCGGTTTCTGGCCGGGGCGGCCGGATGCGAACACGAAGTTCCCGGCGGACATGCAGATCGACTACATCCGCGCCTACCACAAGCCGCTCGATCAGCCCGTGGAAGGCGTGCCGTTGGACTGGACGCCTGTCGACATGAATGTCTTTGCACCCGTGTCTGGCGAGGGCGCTACGGTCGCGGCCACTTGGGACTATAGTTTGGCGCCTACCGAGACCGCGGCGATCCTGTCTGGTGAGAAGACCCGCTTTCTCACCGGCAACGACCAGGCCAATTATCTCGCCGGGTCGGATGCGCCTTATAACGAAATCCTTGGCGGCGGCGGTCATGACACGCTGTACGGGGGGCTTGGCGCGGACATGTTCATCATCCGCGACGGCGACGGCAGCGACACCATCCTCGACCTTTCGAACAGTGTCGGGAACACTGACAAGATCCGGCTGGAAGGTTTCCACTTCCGTCATTTCGAGGAGGTCCAGGCCTGGCTCAACCAGGCGGGGACGGATGTCGTGCTGCGCCTGGATGAGGATCAGGCGCTGCTCATGAAGGACACGACCATCGCCGAGCTGACGCCGGAGATGTTCGTATTCACCGACCCGGTCGAAGGGCCGATAGGCGGCCCTGTGATGGCGGACGGACCGCAAACGCCTGTTCCCGCCCTGCCTGGGATTTCCCTCGGCACCACGGAGGCGGAAATTCTGGCGCTTGCAGGAGGTTACGCCGCCGAGAGCCGGAGCCAGTCCTCAGGCGGCGGCAATATCAAGGTGACGGGCAGCGGGGAGGCCGAAGGCGCATTCTCCGGCCCGGCAGGCACCTACACGCTGAGCATCGGCTTCCTGAACGAGGCTGACGGCGCTTCCGGTCTGGATCTCCGGATCAACGGGGAGACGGTCCAGTCCTGGGTGGGAACCGGCGGGAGCGATGCGCTGGACGTACGGAGCGTGCAGGCCGCGCTGAACCCCGGCGACGTCGTGACCATCGCAGGCACCCAGGAGGGGTGGGAACATGCCCGCGTCGACTGGCTGAAGATCGAAGAGATCGCTCCCCCCAATGTCGGGCTCGTGGGCGCCGCCGGAACGCCCGGATGGGACGGGCTGGGGTGA
- a CDS encoding sigma factor-like helix-turn-helix DNA-binding protein → MKLFERNLGSRVFRITAKIAAGRSYLPGGLINSVKWIRSIIRTGGPQAGNQAGHNEMASGMGCEDGISTDPQVGALRKAMADLPPELREALILVTVDRLSYRNAADYQGVSVACLNGRVARARAILAEDLCLLAQGTARLR, encoded by the coding sequence TTGAAGCTTTTTGAAAGAAACTTGGGCAGCCGCGTGTTCCGGATCACCGCAAAAATCGCGGCTGGACGGTCGTACCTGCCGGGCGGGCTGATCAACTCCGTGAAATGGATTCGCAGTATCATTCGGACCGGCGGACCGCAGGCAGGCAACCAAGCCGGTCACAATGAGATGGCTTCCGGGATGGGGTGTGAAGACGGCATCTCGACCGATCCCCAGGTCGGCGCGCTCCGCAAGGCAATGGCGGACCTGCCGCCGGAACTTCGAGAGGCGCTGATCCTGGTGACGGTGGACAGGTTGAGCTATCGCAATGCGGCGGATTACCAGGGCGTCTCAGTCGCCTGTCTGAACGGGCGCGTCGCGCGCGCAAGGGCCATCCTGGCGGAAGATTTATGCCTGCTTGCCCAGGGAACCGCCAGACTGCGCTAG
- a CDS encoding nucleoside hydrolase-like domain-containing protein: MAKPRVFISTDIGGSDKDDDQSLVHAFLYADKLKIEGLVSSPAPHGGRAKDIHEVIDAYAKDYANLKSYSSDYPTADYLRSVTYQGSTSAQPSAGYSSSTAGSRAIVEAAREGSASDPLYILTWGAMTDVAQALHDAPDIVNKIRLLSIGSTNTTFDKNARNYIYNNMDKGEVFENLWWIEDNSTFRGMYVSSSGANDPSIHNGWIHANAKGHGALGAYFDKMTTDLYGAGSVDGLKMGDTPSLLYLLDNADNNNPGANSWGGSFVKTGKASNYWTDSSASADRLGSYNGAKTVYEHRSAYLNDFAARLDRAKAPASGNAEPAPSTGGSGSTGGSGTTAKIGVGTTEAETLKLGGGYSVESRSASSGGSSIKANGSGTAEGVFSGTSGTYKISVGYINEDDGASSYTLKVNGKAVGSWTATGGTSSGTLEARSFQVALQQGDVVTVAATHNGGEYARVDWLKVETVSAPTPTPTTPAPTTPPPTTPLPTPTDSPSIKVGTTEAETLKLSGAYAVEKTGSASGGAQIKSTGTGEASGTFTGEAGTYKMSVRYVDEFDGAAKYSIKVNGVVVNSWTGVSTSGGDKLETRSFDIALKPGDQISVSGVQGGWEHARVDWLKLEKATVSTPTPAPAPAPAPSTGSSSGPAITVGTTEAEKLSLSGGYAVEKTGSASSGAQIKVMGSGEASGTFTGADGTYKMSVRYLNEFDGAANFAIKVNGQTVNSWTGGGSNSTDVTETRSFTLSLKQGDKITVAGTQGDWEHARVDWLKLEAAGTSTPAPTPTPIPSAPQPQPEPVPVSGPTFKIGTTEAETLKLSGGYVVESRSASSNGANIKVNGSGTAEGTFDGTSGTYKMSVGWLNENDGAASFAVKVNGQTVNSWVGTGGDNGAETRSFTVELKQGDKITLSGVQQNWEQARFDWVKLEKASGTSTPTAPSTPSTPEPVGLSASDFDYFAFAGQSNAAGHFYKRSGDGTGGSLGNDVFEKELGSELGGKVTAINAATSGSASNEKVDGSNYWWDLGQNKPGPALLNAVSQIKAGLASGKDLDGIIWAQGETDAKAVKDDWSNLSTVVNNFTTATKKIFAYLQDQFGDDIPIFIQELGTFKQDNAWLDGPVGALDKIREAQTKMIADMDDVFLGAKTAGLAAHDDIHFNNSSYGTIATRLADSVAVELIGSSQYDGY; the protein is encoded by the coding sequence ATGGCGAAGCCCCGCGTTTTCATCTCTACCGACATTGGCGGCAGCGATAAGGATGACGATCAATCTCTTGTCCATGCATTCCTCTATGCCGACAAGCTGAAGATCGAGGGGCTGGTCTCTTCGCCCGCGCCCCATGGCGGTCGGGCCAAGGACATCCACGAGGTGATCGATGCCTACGCCAAGGATTACGCCAATCTAAAGTCCTACTCGTCGGATTATCCGACGGCGGATTATCTGCGCTCGGTGACCTATCAGGGTTCGACCAGCGCCCAGCCCTCGGCCGGCTATTCCAGCTCCACCGCCGGCTCCCGCGCCATCGTCGAGGCCGCCCGCGAAGGCTCGGCGTCCGATCCGCTCTACATCCTGACCTGGGGTGCCATGACCGATGTCGCCCAGGCGCTGCATGATGCGCCGGACATCGTGAACAAGATCCGCTTGCTCTCGATCGGGTCCACCAATACGACCTTCGACAAGAACGCCCGCAACTACATCTACAACAACATGGACAAGGGGGAGGTGTTCGAGAACCTCTGGTGGATCGAAGACAACTCCACCTTCCGCGGCATGTATGTGAGTTCTTCGGGGGCGAACGACCCTTCGATCCACAATGGCTGGATCCACGCCAACGCCAAGGGCCACGGCGCGCTCGGTGCTTACTTCGACAAGATGACCACGGACCTGTATGGGGCCGGCTCTGTCGATGGGCTGAAGATGGGAGACACCCCCTCGCTGCTCTACCTCCTGGACAATGCTGACAACAACAATCCCGGTGCCAACAGCTGGGGCGGCAGCTTCGTCAAGACCGGCAAGGCGTCGAACTACTGGACGGACAGCAGCGCCAGCGCCGACAGGCTGGGGTCGTACAATGGCGCGAAGACGGTCTATGAGCACCGCAGCGCCTATCTGAACGACTTCGCCGCCCGCCTGGACCGTGCAAAGGCCCCGGCCAGCGGCAACGCGGAACCGGCGCCCAGCACGGGCGGTAGCGGCAGCACTGGCGGCAGCGGGACTACGGCCAAGATCGGTGTCGGCACGACTGAGGCGGAAACCCTGAAGCTCGGCGGCGGCTATAGCGTGGAGAGCCGCTCCGCCTCCTCCGGCGGCTCAAGCATCAAGGCGAACGGCTCCGGCACGGCGGAAGGCGTCTTCTCCGGTACTTCGGGCACGTACAAGATCAGCGTCGGCTACATCAACGAGGATGACGGCGCTTCCTCCTACACGCTGAAGGTCAATGGCAAGGCCGTGGGCTCCTGGACAGCCACCGGCGGAACCAGCAGCGGCACCCTGGAGGCGCGCAGCTTCCAGGTCGCGTTGCAGCAGGGCGATGTCGTGACTGTCGCCGCCACCCACAATGGCGGCGAGTACGCCCGCGTCGACTGGCTGAAGGTTGAGACGGTCAGCGCCCCGACACCGACTCCCACCACCCCGGCGCCCACCACCCCTCCGCCCACGACGCCGCTTCCGACCCCTACCGACAGCCCGTCCATCAAGGTCGGCACCACCGAGGCGGAAACGCTGAAGCTGTCCGGCGCTTACGCTGTGGAGAAGACCGGATCGGCTTCCGGCGGTGCGCAGATCAAGTCGACCGGCACTGGCGAGGCGTCCGGCACTTTCACCGGCGAGGCAGGCACCTACAAGATGAGCGTCCGCTACGTCGATGAGTTCGATGGCGCGGCCAAGTACTCGATCAAGGTAAACGGCGTCGTCGTGAACTCCTGGACCGGCGTCAGCACCTCCGGCGGCGACAAGCTCGAGACCCGCAGCTTCGACATTGCCCTGAAGCCCGGCGATCAGATCTCCGTCTCCGGCGTCCAGGGCGGGTGGGAGCATGCCCGCGTCGATTGGCTGAAGCTGGAGAAGGCGACCGTTTCCACTCCGACGCCCGCGCCGGCACCCGCCCCCGCCCCCTCTACCGGGTCTTCCAGCGGGCCCGCCATTACGGTCGGCACCACGGAGGCGGAAAAGCTCAGCCTCAGCGGCGGCTATGCGGTGGAGAAGACCGGTTCGGCCTCCAGCGGGGCCCAGATCAAGGTGATGGGCAGCGGCGAAGCGTCCGGCACCTTCACCGGTGCCGACGGCACCTACAAGATGAGCGTCCGCTACCTCAACGAATTTGACGGTGCCGCGAACTTTGCCATCAAGGTCAATGGCCAGACCGTGAATTCCTGGACCGGCGGCGGCAGCAACAGCACGGATGTGACGGAAACCCGCAGCTTCACGCTGAGCCTGAAGCAGGGCGACAAGATCACCGTCGCCGGCACCCAGGGGGATTGGGAGCATGCCCGTGTCGACTGGCTGAAGCTGGAGGCGGCAGGCACGTCGACACCAGCCCCGACCCCCACCCCGATCCCGTCCGCCCCCCAGCCGCAGCCGGAACCGGTGCCTGTCAGCGGCCCGACCTTCAAGATCGGCACCACCGAGGCCGAGACGCTGAAACTGTCCGGCGGCTATGTCGTCGAGAGCCGCTCGGCCTCTTCCAACGGCGCCAACATCAAGGTCAACGGCTCCGGCACCGCCGAGGGAACCTTCGACGGTACGTCGGGCACCTACAAGATGTCCGTTGGCTGGCTCAACGAAAATGATGGTGCGGCCAGCTTTGCCGTGAAGGTCAACGGGCAGACCGTCAATTCCTGGGTCGGCACCGGCGGCGACAATGGCGCGGAGACCCGCAGCTTCACCGTGGAGCTGAAGCAGGGCGACAAGATCACCCTGTCCGGCGTGCAGCAGAACTGGGAGCAGGCCCGCTTCGACTGGGTAAAGCTCGAGAAGGCCAGCGGAACCAGCACGCCCACGGCCCCCAGCACGCCCTCCACGCCCGAACCGGTCGGGCTGAGTGCGTCCGACTTCGACTACTTCGCCTTTGCCGGACAATCCAACGCGGCCGGCCACTTCTACAAGCGGTCCGGCGATGGCACCGGCGGCTCGCTCGGCAACGACGTGTTCGAGAAGGAGCTGGGCAGCGAACTCGGCGGCAAGGTCACGGCCATCAACGCCGCCACTTCGGGCAGCGCATCGAACGAGAAGGTGGACGGTTCGAACTACTGGTGGGACCTCGGCCAGAACAAGCCCGGCCCGGCGCTGCTCAATGCCGTGTCCCAGATCAAGGCCGGTCTGGCCAGCGGCAAGGACCTGGACGGGATCATCTGGGCGCAGGGTGAAACGGATGCGAAGGCCGTCAAGGACGACTGGAGCAACCTGTCCACGGTGGTGAACAACTTCACCACGGCCACCAAGAAGATCTTCGCGTACCTGCAGGACCAGTTCGGGGATGACATCCCGATCTTCATCCAGGAACTTGGCACCTTCAAGCAGGACAATGCCTGGCTGGACGGCCCTGTCGGGGCGCTGGACAAGATCCGGGAGGCGCAGACGAAGATGATCGCCGACATGGACGATGTCTTCCTGGGCGCGAAGACGGCTGGTCTGGCCGCCCATGACGACATCCACTTCAACAATTCCTCGTACGGTACGATCGCAACGCGTCTGGCCGACAGCGTCGCGGTGGAGCTCATCGGCTCTTCGCAGTACGACGGCTACTGA